ACTCGGCCCAACAATAATGATGCTACCCTTCTTCGCAATATACATATACCCATGGCTTCAGGCAGCGCCCGCAATAGCATCAGAGATAAAGACTAAGCGCGCCATTAACTGGAATTTACCAACGTCCGCAGTCTTATCAATGATCATGGTGACCCTCGGCTTCGCAGCAATGTACTACTCAATGGGGTTTAAATTCTCCACAATGGCTATGACTAACGGTTACATTAACTTCTGGTCTGCTGCCATGGTAGCTTCAGGTAACGCTGCATTAGCATGGATAATAGGAGTGGGGTCAGTACTATGGTATCTAGCGGTGTTGGCTTATGGGGCAATAGTGATAGTGCGCTACTTGTTTGCATTATCATTTGATAGGCTACTGCCGGAATTCTTCTCATACGTAAGTCCACGTCTCAGGAGCCCAGTTTACGCGCATTTATTTGACTTAGCCATAACGGCTATATTAATAGCCGCAGCTGAGGCATTGTATAATACTTTTTCAAGCCTATACGGTGCAGTAGTTGAGGCTCTAATATACTTTGCCCTGGTTGGTGCAGCAGCGGCAATAGCAGCCATCCTTAACAGGATTAAACTGAGTAAGGGTGTTAGGGTAACCTTGGCTGTGGCAAGCATACTGATGGTTGGGGTCATGGGTTACATATCTTACCAATTCCTAGAATACCCATCAATATGGGGTGGTAACTGGCTGGCTTACGGCGTTGAAATAGCTGCCGTATTAGTGGGTGTTGCTATTTACTTCGTAGCTAAGCACATTAACTCAAGAAAGGGGTTAGACATTTCGTTAATATTCATGGAGATACCGCCTGAGTAATGAGGAATTATTTTATTCTTAAATTCAAATCAAAAGCTCTTTTAAATCCATCCCCTAAGCTTCATTGCCTTCTCTATCCTACTTATTGCAGTGACTATTGCAGCATCCCTCATGGTTATTCCCTCTCTCTTTATCTTACCGTATTCATCAAAGACTCTCTTGAAGTTATTAGTAAGAATACCTTCAAGTTTACTCCTCGTCTCCTCCTCGCTCCAGGTAACCCATTGAAGGTTCTCAACCCACTCAAGGTAACTCATTATTACACCACCTGCATTAGCTAGAATATCAGGTACTATCACTACCCCCCTCTTCGTTAAGTATTCTTCAGCCTCAGGGGTTGTTGGACCATTAGCGCCCTCCACTATTAACTTAGCCTTAACCCTAGATACGTTGTCAGCCCTAATCGTATCCTCTATTGCACATGGCATCAGTACGTCCGCATTCACGTATAATGCATCCTCTGGTGATAGTTTTTGACCATTGGGGTAATTAACTACTTTACCAGTCTTACTTACGATTTCCATGGCTTTTTCAACATCTATACCATTAGGATCATAGACAGTCCCCGATATGTCTGCTATTGCAATAACCTTAGCCCCCATTTTGCTCACCCAGTAGGCTACCCACTTGCCGACATTGCCAAAGCCGTGAACAGCCACCTTAACTCCATTTAAATCTCCGTTAAACAGATTCTTCCACGCTTCCCTAGCCATAATGGCTACACCAAAGCCAGTGGCGTATTCCCTAACAGGATTACCCCATAATTCAGCTGGTTTAGCCGTGAAGACTCCAGGTACATTCTTTCCAACTATCTTACTGTACTCATCAACCATCCAAGCCATTATCTGCGGGTTTGTGCCAACGTCCGGTGCAGGGATGTCAATGTCAGGACCTATGAAGCTGTATAATGCTCTAACATACCCCCTGGACAGCTCCTCCAGTTCATTAGTTTTAAGTGCCTTTGGATCAACCCTAACGGCGCCCTTACTACCACCGTATGGTATCCCGGCTAAACTATTCTTAAGGGTCATTAAGGTTGCTAATGCCATGTCATCCTCTAAGGTAACCTCTGGGTGGAACCTAATGCCTCCCTTAAATGGACCAAGGGCATTATTGTGTTGAACCCTATAACCTTCAAAGATTTCAACTGATCCATTAACCTTAACTGGTATTGATACTGCAATAACCCTCATTGGCCTGGATAAGTAATCGTAAATAATCTTGTCGAAACCCCCTATCTCAATTGCTCTCTTAAGGATCCTTAATGTATCCTGCAAGAATATTGACTGCATCGGCATTCCAAATATGGAACTCACATAGTTCACCAGAGGGTATTATTGATATGGCTTTATAAAGTTTTCTAATTACTTTATTTAACACACTATATTGATATATAATATATATTTTGTGTTTAAGTATGTAAACATACACATCCTTAGAGTGAATTACTATAGCCATAATTATTATTTATGCTTTTTAGTTAGTAAAATTGGGAAGTACTTTACTATTGAAAAATCCTTAGATTCAGAACACTGGTCATGGAACCTTAACTTAATGGTGCAGTAGGTTTTTAAAGCCAATGCGCAACTTAGTGATGTATGAGTTACTACGACGATGAGGAAAATATTCAGGGTGAGGATGAGCTTGAGGAGGCTAGAAGGAGGAAGCTTGAGGAGCTTCAGCGTAAGGCAGAGGAAGAGGAAAGGAAGAGAGCTGAGGAGGCTCAGAAGAGGGCTATTATAAGGGTTATTTTAACTCCTGAGGCTAGGAGTAGGCTTGATAACCTTAGGCTTGTTAAACCTGAGCTCGTTGAGTCCATTGAGAATCAGTTAATTGCCCTAGCCCAGTCAGGTAGGATTAAGGTTCCTATAACTGACGAAGAACTTAAAAAGATACTGGAAACGGTCTACAGCCAAACCAGGAGGGAGTACAGGATAAGGTTTAGGTGAATGATATGGCAACCCATAAGCCACTTGGCTTCAAGCTCAGGCTGGCGTCCGCAGGGAAGTCAAATAGGAATCCGCCAGCCTGGGTTATGGTTAAAACAGACAGAAAGGTTACGTACAACACTAAGCGTAGGAATTGGAGGAGGGTTAAGCTTAAGTTAGGGTGATTGAATGTCAACTAACGAGGTTATACTCACAATAAACCTAAAGGATGTGAAGGATGCATCAAGAAGAATAAGGGCACCCTACGCGGCTAGGTTCATTAAGAGAGTGGTGGCTAGGCATGTTAAGGTTGATGAGGATAAGGTTAAGTTAAATGAAAGCCTAAACAACATACTTTGGAGTAGGGGTATTCAAAAGCCTCCATTGAAAATTAAGGTTAAGGTAACTAAGCGTGAGGATGGTTCAGTAGTGGTTGAGTATCAAGGTTAATCTCCATTTAAATAATGTTGATTTTAAGCTAATAATGATGCAAATTAATCATGAACCACCATTAGTGTGGCCACGTAGAGCTGTTAAGTAATCTTTATAAACCCATGGGGCTACATGGATGATATGCCCAACTTCAGGAGTGTGCTAATACCAGCACCTAGGTCAAGGTTCATTAGAGTTAGGTGCAACCAATGCGGTAATGAGCAGATAATATTCGATCACGCCACAGTGGAGGTTAGGTGCCTAGTCTGCGGTAACCTACTTGCTAGGCCAACGGGGGGAAGGGCTGAAATACTTGGTACTGTTGTTAGGGTACTTGATTAAATGGGTTTTACACACTCATTATAACTACTTTAATTCCGCGCGTATAGTTAAGGTTTAAATCGAGGCGTTAGGTAGTGTTGATTGATGATGAGATGACGGTAGTCAGAGGAAGTGAAGATTAATGGGCGTCCTGAATAAATGTAGTAATCAACCCAAAACCTCCGTTATCCTCATCATTTCAAAACCTGTGGTTGAGTCACCAACTACCGCACCCTTATTATTGGCAATCATGCCGCTCCTAATTAGGCTAATACCCCTATTTATTGTACCTACGCCTACCCTTAAACCGAAGAAGTCCCTTAGGAAGCCAACATCCTCTTCATCAACCTCAGGGGAGATTAACACGCCTCTATCATTCACCACCGCTAGGGAGCCGATTATGTATAATCCCCTAATATCCCTAATCTCAAGTTCAACACCTAAGTTATCTCTGATCAAGTTCACGTACTCCCGTTCAATTATTGGCGACACTAGCCCCCTCTTGTTATTAATCAGGATTAAGTTAGCTATAGCGGTATACTTAGATGGTAAAACAGCAATGTTTAAGTCCCCTAATGACCTCTTCAACTGGTCAAGCTCCTCATCCCTAATTATTGAGGGTACTAATACGCCATTATTGTTCATGACCGTGAAGACCCCTAGGAGTGGGGATCTGCCTATTGTCAACTTAATTACCTTAACCTTGAGGGTATCCTCAACATGCTTATCAATCTTCTCAGGGGAATCCATGGGTATTAATGCGTACTCGTCGTTAGTTGCCATGTAGACGCCTATACTAGCTGTACCATAAATCCTAATGGGCATTATGTCAAACTTACTGACTGACACTGAGACCGTTTAATTAAGCCGTTTTATAAACCATATTCAAAGTTAAGTTGATACACCCAGTAGTTTAACTTCACTTTCCCCATGGGTTATCTCATTAACCTTTCCGATAACCGTATCCTGTAGTCCCGCCGGTACCTCCAATTGGAGAATTAAGTTGCCTGAATCATCATACTGCTCCTTAAGTATCCTCCCCATTCTGGCTAAGGCTGACTTAACCCTCTGCCCATGCTCAGGACCAACGGTTACCTCCATGGTGGCTACAGCGACCTTTATGGGTATGACTCTTTGAAGGGCCTTCAACACATCATTAATCTGCTCATCAACACCCTTAAATGGATCAATGGTTACATCTACATTATTTAAGGCTAACTCAACCCTCTGGGGTGGTAAGGGGGCCTTAGTCCTAGCGTCAATGCAATTCCTACTAATCCAGTCTATTATCTGCTTCTTCTTATCCTCAATAAGCCTCCTCCTCTGTTCTGAAGTTAACGGTATTTCAGCATTCCTTAGTATTATCTCAGCAGCCTTCCTATGATCAGTTGTACCAAAGACTCTCTTAAGGGCTATTTCAGATGCCCTTAATCCCCTCTTTGAATCTCTAAATACGGTGTCAGTTATGAGGACTTTATCTAAACTAATTGGTTTACCTAGCTTAAATTCAAGGGCGTGGTCAGGGTCAACGATTATCTCGAAATGCTCACCCTTAGCATCATACTTAACTGTAACCACTCTCCTACTTGACATGAGAACTAACTCACACAGTTAGTTAAAAACATTACTTAATTTTAGCCATCCTGGCTACGCCGCCTAAATGATCCCATATTCTAAGCAGTTCATTAGCCTTGGCGACACGTTCACTACCCATTATACCAGTCTTGATTATAGGGGCCTTAAAGCCAACTGCTATGTGCGCTAGTAATCCGCTTTCAGTGTCACCAGACCTATGTGAAACCACTATCCTGTATCCATTATTTAATGCGAGCCTAACGGTCTCATGAGCCCTTGTCACTGTACCTATCTGGTCAACTTTAATTAAAACGGCATTAGCAGCCTTCTCACGAATACCTATTGCTAATCTATCTGGGTTTGTTGTGAATAAATCATCACCAACAATTAACCTATCCTTAAATAAGGCCGTTAATTCAGCGAAGGATTGGAAATCCTCCTCATGGAATGGATCCTCAACGTACATTAGGTTGTACTTCTCAATTATGCCCCTTATTCTCTCAAAATGCTCCTTTGGCGTTAGTTCCCTCCCCTCATTAGTGTATACGTAGGCTTTACCATTCCACATGCTTGATGATGCGGCATCAATACCTAAACCAATCTCAACACCTAATCTCCTTGAAACCTCCTTAACCGCTGAACTAAGCACCTCAAGGGCCTTATCAGTGGATATTTTAGCCGTCCACGCACCCTCATCATTCCTACCACCAGCAAATGTTGGGTCCTCTTTAGCAAGTATCTTCCCAACCTCCCTATGAACCTCCATGTTAGTGTACACGGCAGTGTATATGTCCGGCGCACCATAGGGTAGGATTAAAAACTCTTGATAATCAGGCCCAAGACCCCTACTGTGTTTACCACCACCGATAGTGTTGCCTAATGGGTATGGTATTACGTTAGCCAGTGAACCACCAATAACTTGATATGGCCATAACCCCTTTGAATCAGCCACCGCCACTACATTAGCCATTGAGGTTGCTACAGCAACAGCCCCCCCTATTTTAGAGAAGTCCCAGGTTCCATCAACCTCCTCAAGTTTCTTATCAACCGCAACCTGGTTAACCGCATCCATACCTATTAGGCTTGGTTCAACCCACCTCTTGAATACGTCTATCGCTGCATCAACGCCATCATCCGGGAAGTACTTAACCTCATGCTTACCCCTTGATGCGCCTGCTGGTGCAATAGCCCTACCCCACCCATCCTCAAGATGCACCTCAACCTCAACCGTTAAATCACCCCTACCTGTGAAAACCTTTCTAATACCCAGTTTACTTATCCTAGTCCCCATGGGTTCACCACCTGGTTCAGGATTAAAATGTATTTCTAACAAATATTAACGGTCATTAAGCTAGGTGGATAAGCAGTAGTATTAGGTAGCCTAGGTGGGCTACTGGGTTTACGGCGCTCACTATTGCCACCGCCGGTGCAAACACTATTGATACTGTGTTAACTACTTTTATTAATGGGTTTAGGGATGGGCCTGCAGTATCCTTAAATGGGTCACCCACTACGTCACCAATGACAGCGTTCTTATGGGCTACACTACCCTTACCTCCAAGTTCAGGGTCAAGCATTGCTTCAATAAGTTTCTTAGCGTTATCCCATGCGCCACCAGCATTAGCCATTAGTAAAGCCCTAGGGAACCCAACTATTATGGTACCTAGTATTAAGCCGGCTAAGGCAACCCAACCTAGGGTTAAGCCAACCACTATGGGCATTGCTACAGCCAGTAATGCTGGAGCCATGAATTCCCTTAAGGCATGCCTAGTAGCAATGTCTATTGCCTTATCGTAGTCAGGCTTATCTAAACCCTCAAGAATCCTCTTCGTCCTGAATTGCCTCCTAATCTCCTCAACAAGCTCCGAGGCAGCTTTACCCACGGCTATGAGCAATCTTGATGAGAATACGTAAACCAAGACAGCGCCCATTAATATACCCACTAGTAGCAGTGGGTTAATCACGTTTAGGTAGTTTAATGCAGCTGTTAAAACACCATTATCACTTGGGGTACTGTAGCTAATTGCCTCGTAAATGAAGCCTATGAATAAGACCAGTGAGGCCAAGCCAGCGCTGGCTATTGCATAACCCTTTGTTGTAGCCTTATAAGTGTTCCCTATTGCATCAAGGGCATCAGTCACCATCCTCGTTTCACCGCCAAGTCCAGCCATTTCCACTAACCCGTTAGCATTATCACTAACTGGCCCATACGAATCCAGCGAAATAACTATGCCAGCTAAGCTCAGTAATCCAACAGACGCTAAGGCAGTACCCATTATGCCCCCCTCAATAGGCATTGAGGCTGGTATGTAGATGTAGCCGAGGTAAAACGATACCCCAAGTGCCACTGCAACTATCAGTATAACTGGTGTGGCGCTCAGTAGGCCATATGAGTAACCTGCAACTATTACGTTTGATGCTGATAATGATGCTTGCCTAGCAATATCCTTAACGGGCTCGTAAGTGTAGTGGGTGAAGTACTGGGTTATGTATAGTACCGCTACTGCAGTTATGAAGCCCATTATTACGCTAACTGAAAGGGCCATGGCCTCCGGTGGCTTAACTATTAACATTGAATACGCTATAATGAGTATTGAACTAATGAGTACAGTCACTATTAGGGAGTTACCCAGCTTCCTCATTGATGCTAAGGCAATGTCCCTCCCATTAACCCTACCCCTCACTGCCTGTATGCCTATTAGCGTTGAGAGGAGTACGAGTGATGTTATTGACAACATCAGTGACGCGAACACCTTA
This genomic stretch from Caldivirga sp. harbors:
- a CDS encoding Glu/Leu/Phe/Val dehydrogenase: MPMQSIFLQDTLRILKRAIEIGGFDKIIYDYLSRPMRVIAVSIPVKVNGSVEIFEGYRVQHNNALGPFKGGIRFHPEVTLEDDMALATLMTLKNSLAGIPYGGSKGAVRVDPKALKTNELEELSRGYVRALYSFIGPDIDIPAPDVGTNPQIMAWMVDEYSKIVGKNVPGVFTAKPAELWGNPVREYATGFGVAIMAREAWKNLFNGDLNGVKVAVHGFGNVGKWVAYWVSKMGAKVIAIADISGTVYDPNGIDVEKAMEIVSKTGKVVNYPNGQKLSPEDALYVNADVLMPCAIEDTIRADNVSRVKAKLIVEGANGPTTPEAEEYLTKRGVVIVPDILANAGGVIMSYLEWVENLQWVTWSEEETRSKLEGILTNNFKRVFDEYGKIKREGITMRDAAIVTAISRIEKAMKLRGWI
- a CDS encoding DNA-binding protein, which codes for MSYYDDEENIQGEDELEEARRRKLEELQRKAEEEERKRAEEAQKRAIIRVILTPEARSRLDNLRLVKPELVESIENQLIALAQSGRIKVPITDEELKKILETVYSQTRREYRIRFR
- a CDS encoding 50S ribosomal protein L39e, whose product is MATHKPLGFKLRLASAGKSNRNPPAWVMVKTDRKVTYNTKRRNWRRVKLKLG
- a CDS encoding 50S ribosomal protein L31e; translated protein: MSTNEVILTINLKDVKDASRRIRAPYAARFIKRVVARHVKVDEDKVKLNESLNNILWSRGIQKPPLKIKVKVTKREDGSVVVEYQG
- a CDS encoding 30S ribosomal protein S27e; this encodes MPNFRSVLIPAPRSRFIRVRCNQCGNEQIIFDHATVEVRCLVCGNLLARPTGGRAEILGTVVRVLD
- a CDS encoding translation initiation factor IF-6 → MPIRIYGTASIGVYMATNDEYALIPMDSPEKIDKHVEDTLKVKVIKLTIGRSPLLGVFTVMNNNGVLVPSIIRDEELDQLKRSLGDLNIAVLPSKYTAIANLILINNKRGLVSPIIEREYVNLIRDNLGVELEIRDIRGLYIIGSLAVVNDRGVLISPEVDEEDVGFLRDFFGLRVGVGTINRGISLIRSGMIANNKGAVVGDSTTGFEMMRITEVLG
- a CDS encoding ribosome assembly factor SBDS, translating into MSSRRVVTVKYDAKGEHFEIIVDPDHALEFKLGKPISLDKVLITDTVFRDSKRGLRASEIALKRVFGTTDHRKAAEIILRNAEIPLTSEQRRRLIEDKKKQIIDWISRNCIDARTKAPLPPQRVELALNNVDVTIDPFKGVDEQINDVLKALQRVIPIKVAVATMEVTVGPEHGQRVKSALARMGRILKEQYDDSGNLILQLEVPAGLQDTVIGKVNEITHGESEVKLLGVST
- a CDS encoding enolase C-terminal domain-like protein — protein: MGTRISKLGIRKVFTGRGDLTVEVEVHLEDGWGRAIAPAGASRGKHEVKYFPDDGVDAAIDVFKRWVEPSLIGMDAVNQVAVDKKLEEVDGTWDFSKIGGAVAVATSMANVVAVADSKGLWPYQVIGGSLANVIPYPLGNTIGGGKHSRGLGPDYQEFLILPYGAPDIYTAVYTNMEVHREVGKILAKEDPTFAGGRNDEGAWTAKISTDKALEVLSSAVKEVSRRLGVEIGLGIDAASSSMWNGKAYVYTNEGRELTPKEHFERIRGIIEKYNLMYVEDPFHEEDFQSFAELTALFKDRLIVGDDLFTTNPDRLAIGIREKAANAVLIKVDQIGTVTRAHETVRLALNNGYRIVVSHRSGDTESGLLAHIAVGFKAPIIKTGIMGSERVAKANELLRIWDHLGGVARMAKIK
- a CDS encoding sodium-translocating pyrophosphatase, producing the protein MVVSLNPLNLPLVIPLIGLAYALYNTYWVLSRDPGDEKLKEISDLIAKGAGAFLKREYKVIFPTGLILMLTIGATYYLLFHSLSLTAFSMMSFALGALGSGLAGYIGMYVTTRSASRTAAAAKRGINEALKVSFRAGSVMGIILASIAVLTVSSLYIAYSTLTRDWAIAIAPVALGASLMSLFIRVAGGIYTKAADWGADMVGKVESNIPEDDPRNPGVIADNVGDNVGDVAGMASDVYESFIVVLTGSLILISVFNIPKVFASLMLSITSLVLLSTLIGIQAVRGRVNGRDIALASMRKLGNSLIVTVLISSILIIAYSMLIVKPPEAMALSVSVIMGFITAVAVLYITQYFTHYTYEPVKDIARQASLSASNVIVAGYSYGLLSATPVILIVAVALGVSFYLGYIYIPASMPIEGGIMGTALASVGLLSLAGIVISLDSYGPVSDNANGLVEMAGLGGETRMVTDALDAIGNTYKATTKGYAIASAGLASLVLFIGFIYEAISYSTPSDNGVLTAALNYLNVINPLLLVGILMGAVLVYVFSSRLLIAVGKAASELVEEIRRQFRTKRILEGLDKPDYDKAIDIATRHALREFMAPALLAVAMPIVVGLTLGWVALAGLILGTIIVGFPRALLMANAGGAWDNAKKLIEAMLDPELGGKGSVAHKNAVIGDVVGDPFKDTAGPSLNPLIKVVNTVSIVFAPAVAIVSAVNPVAHLGYLILLLIHLA